The following coding sequences lie in one Myxococcus xanthus genomic window:
- a CDS encoding serine/threonine-protein kinase, with amino-acid sequence MTLPADGDLRIDEVLRNTYRIVSLLGRGGMGSVYLAQHLRLPGKQVAVKVLRGGDHLTPEIFARFRREAEIASRLGHPNIVEVLDYDTLENGNPFLVLEYLRGESLQERLERGRLPMEDVVSFTRQMGSALQAAHGAGVIHRDLKPANVFLVPTDSGGVVGERVKLLDFGISKVLSSTTVQTQEATIIGTPQYMSPEQAQGKNRDIDARTDVFALGCIVYEMMAGKPVFGSGSLAQMIFRVVYEPPEPLAPLCPEATPEAISAVMRALAKSVDERYPDVSTFIADLTGTPLHSLSTTAGNQPAPRPQAPTSGIALPSAGPSSLSATVPPGSLKVAPDTGREGFDSTMAPGTGQQGFSPSATGQMGVAQAQGFSPSATGQMGVAQLSAASLIDPPGLEPTLISKQLPAIPVQERPAQHHTAVSVPVPIPSAAEAHAAAALLSAPSTPVSSPPAAKGRGAIIGATAAVLLASSMGLVWWMKGGTSGSGSPTTPVTDTRVPQDAQQANGTQQANGTQQANGTQQANGTQQANGTEQANGTQTPPDTDNPQQVVVATNTVPDKPTSRPVTRPEAKEELPEQVRKLLKDGESALASGDASRAIALARSSQRTKRSMAAYSLLTRAYCQQKDLGGAVSEWPKVASAERAKVKKFCQKHDIEL; translated from the coding sequence ATGACCCTACCCGCTGATGGTGACCTCCGCATTGATGAGGTCCTGCGGAATACGTACAGGATTGTCTCCCTGCTGGGACGGGGAGGAATGGGCTCGGTGTACCTGGCCCAGCACCTGCGGCTCCCCGGCAAGCAGGTGGCGGTCAAGGTGCTGCGCGGCGGCGACCACCTGACGCCCGAAATCTTCGCGCGCTTCCGCCGGGAGGCGGAGATTGCCTCGCGGCTGGGCCACCCCAACATCGTCGAGGTGCTCGACTACGACACCCTGGAGAACGGCAACCCGTTCCTGGTGCTGGAGTACCTGCGCGGAGAGAGCCTCCAGGAGCGGCTGGAGCGCGGGCGCCTGCCCATGGAGGACGTGGTCTCATTCACCCGGCAGATGGGCTCCGCGCTCCAGGCGGCGCACGGCGCGGGCGTCATCCACCGCGACCTCAAGCCGGCCAACGTGTTCCTGGTTCCCACCGACTCCGGCGGCGTGGTGGGCGAGCGCGTGAAGCTGCTCGACTTCGGCATCTCCAAGGTCCTCAGTTCCACGACGGTGCAGACGCAGGAGGCGACCATCATCGGGACGCCTCAGTACATGTCGCCCGAGCAGGCCCAGGGGAAGAACCGGGACATCGACGCGCGCACGGACGTGTTCGCGCTGGGGTGCATCGTCTACGAGATGATGGCCGGCAAGCCCGTGTTCGGCTCAGGCAGCCTCGCGCAGATGATCTTCCGCGTCGTCTATGAGCCGCCCGAGCCCCTGGCCCCGCTCTGTCCCGAGGCCACGCCGGAGGCCATCTCCGCGGTGATGCGCGCGCTCGCCAAGAGCGTGGACGAGCGCTACCCGGACGTCTCCACCTTCATCGCGGACCTGACGGGCACGCCGCTGCACTCGCTGTCCACCACGGCGGGGAACCAGCCTGCCCCGCGTCCCCAGGCCCCGACGTCCGGAATCGCCCTGCCCTCCGCGGGCCCGTCGTCGCTGTCCGCCACCGTCCCGCCTGGCAGCCTGAAGGTGGCACCGGACACGGGCCGCGAGGGCTTCGATTCCACGATGGCGCCCGGCACCGGCCAGCAGGGCTTCAGTCCATCCGCCACGGGGCAGATGGGCGTGGCGCAGGCGCAGGGCTTCAGTCCGTCCGCCACGGGGCAGATGGGCGTGGCGCAGTTGTCCGCCGCATCGCTCATCGACCCGCCTGGCCTGGAGCCCACGCTCATCTCGAAGCAGCTTCCGGCCATTCCCGTGCAGGAACGTCCCGCCCAGCACCACACGGCCGTGAGCGTTCCCGTGCCCATCCCGAGCGCCGCCGAGGCCCATGCCGCCGCGGCGCTGTTGTCCGCCCCGTCGACGCCGGTCTCGTCGCCCCCCGCGGCGAAAGGCCGCGGCGCCATTATCGGCGCCACCGCGGCGGTCTTACTGGCCTCCAGCATGGGACTCGTCTGGTGGATGAAGGGTGGCACCTCCGGCTCGGGCTCGCCCACGACGCCCGTGACGGACACCCGCGTCCCTCAGGACGCGCAGCAGGCCAACGGCACTCAGCAGGCCAACGGCACGCAGCAGGCCAACGGCACGCAGCAGGCCAACGGTACTCAGCAAGCCAACGGCACCGAGCAGGCCAACGGCACGCAGACTCCGCCGGACACAGACAACCCGCAGCAGGTGGTCGTGGCCACCAACACCGTACCCGACAAGCCGACCTCGCGCCCGGTGACGCGTCCCGAGGCCAAGGAAGAACTTCCGGAGCAGGTCCGCAAGCTGCTGAAGGACGGAGAAAGCGCGTTGGCCTCGGGTGACGCCAGCCGCGCCATCGCGCTGGCACGCAGCAGCCAGCGCACGAAGCGCTCCATGGCGGCGTATTCGCTGCTCACCCGCGCCTACTGCCAGCAGAAGGACCTGGGCGGTGCGGTCAGCGAGTGGCCCAAGGTCGCGTCAGCGGAGCGTGCCAAGGTCAAGAAGTTCTGCCAGAAGCACGACATCGAGCTCTGA
- a CDS encoding GNAT family N-acetyltransferase, with protein sequence MPKAKTPKPPDSLEVRVRRIHRRDLNRTWEFLKLVFRDVNRETVEYQRPRSKRRFLEVYTSEWIEQLLYEVDGSIVGYSECAFEATGDDNWVNPRWFEKRGMRPLFVEELAVHPDYQGRGVGSFMLDQLQHLARTRGCTHLVLEVAENNESALTWYRTRSFYKLDAAIFMAQKVPGEPDLLPPRRLKRRQKPTAEAGTPSTGPMPETAPTRAATRKARAPAARKKSS encoded by the coding sequence ATGCCGAAGGCCAAGACTCCCAAACCCCCGGACTCACTCGAAGTCCGAGTGCGCCGCATCCACAGGCGGGACCTGAACCGGACCTGGGAGTTCCTCAAGCTCGTCTTCCGGGACGTGAACCGGGAGACGGTGGAGTACCAGCGGCCTCGCTCCAAGCGGCGATTCCTGGAGGTCTACACCTCGGAGTGGATCGAACAGCTCCTCTATGAGGTGGACGGTAGCATCGTCGGTTACTCGGAGTGCGCCTTCGAGGCCACCGGGGACGACAACTGGGTGAACCCCCGCTGGTTCGAGAAGCGGGGCATGCGGCCGCTCTTCGTGGAGGAGCTGGCGGTGCATCCGGACTACCAGGGGCGGGGCGTGGGCAGCTTCATGCTGGATCAGCTCCAGCACCTGGCCCGGACGCGAGGCTGCACGCACCTGGTCCTGGAGGTGGCGGAGAACAACGAGTCCGCCCTGACGTGGTACCGGACGCGGAGCTTCTACAAGCTGGATGCCGCCATCTTCATGGCGCAGAAGGTGCCCGGCGAACCAGACCTGCTGCCGCCGCGCCGGTTGAAGCGCCGGCAGAAGCCCACCGCGGAGGCGGGGACGCCCTCGACGGGCCCCATGCCGGAAACCGCGCCCACCCGGGCCGCGACACGCAAGGCGCGCGCGCCCGCGGCGAGGAAGAAGAGCAGCTGA
- a CDS encoding ammonium transporter has protein sequence MKKWFAMALLVGVGVAGLLVEPAAQLKQGGPINTADTAWILTATALVLLMTPGLSFFYGGMVRLKNVVSTLLQSFIAMAVISLIWVMVGFSLCFGDSFHGLIGDPRTFFMFSGVGGETHPDLAPTIPLMLFALFQLKFAIITPALITGAFAERVRFKAYVLFMVLFTLVIYAPLAHWTWHPEGFLRQWGVLDFAGGTVVHMSAGFAALAGALVLGRRKVHVENTTHAPANIPFVMLGTGMLWFGWFGFNAGSAMSASSLATLAFATTNTASAAAMLGWIAFDWLRGRKPSAMGACIGAVVGLVAVTPAAGFITVGQSIVVGLVASFVSNAAVHFKNRTSVDDTLDVFPCHGLGGVVGMVLTGVLAKDVGLIHGETRTFMMHMLALVLVSVFSFAGSFLLYKLVDRIVPLRVTREHEEEGLDLSQHGETVGESIIAPGPQSALTATTAVATEPASDASSLPQPA, from the coding sequence ATGAAGAAGTGGTTCGCGATGGCCCTTCTGGTGGGTGTGGGTGTGGCGGGGTTGCTGGTCGAACCGGCGGCGCAGTTGAAGCAAGGGGGGCCCATCAACACCGCGGACACGGCGTGGATCCTCACAGCCACCGCGCTGGTGCTGCTGATGACGCCGGGCCTGTCCTTCTTCTACGGCGGCATGGTGCGGCTGAAGAACGTGGTGTCCACGCTGCTGCAGAGCTTCATCGCCATGGCGGTCATCAGCCTGATCTGGGTGATGGTGGGCTTCAGTCTGTGCTTCGGCGACAGCTTCCATGGGCTCATCGGCGACCCGCGAACCTTCTTCATGTTCAGCGGCGTGGGCGGTGAGACGCACCCGGACCTGGCGCCCACCATCCCCTTGATGCTGTTCGCGCTGTTCCAGCTCAAGTTCGCCATCATCACCCCGGCGCTCATCACCGGCGCGTTCGCGGAGCGCGTGCGCTTCAAGGCGTACGTGCTCTTCATGGTGCTCTTCACGCTCGTCATCTACGCGCCGCTGGCGCACTGGACGTGGCACCCGGAGGGCTTCCTCCGTCAGTGGGGCGTGCTCGACTTCGCGGGCGGCACGGTGGTGCACATGTCCGCGGGCTTCGCGGCGCTGGCCGGCGCGCTGGTGCTGGGCCGCCGCAAGGTGCACGTGGAGAACACGACGCACGCGCCCGCCAACATCCCCTTCGTGATGCTGGGCACGGGCATGCTGTGGTTCGGCTGGTTCGGCTTCAACGCAGGCTCGGCGATGTCGGCCTCGTCGCTGGCCACGCTGGCCTTCGCCACCACCAACACGGCGTCCGCGGCGGCGATGCTGGGATGGATTGCCTTCGACTGGCTGCGCGGCCGCAAGCCCAGCGCCATGGGTGCGTGCATCGGCGCGGTGGTGGGCCTGGTGGCTGTGACGCCCGCGGCCGGCTTCATCACCGTGGGGCAGAGCATCGTCGTGGGCCTCGTCGCCAGCTTCGTGAGCAACGCGGCGGTGCACTTCAAGAACCGCACATCGGTTGACGACACGCTGGACGTCTTCCCCTGCCACGGCCTGGGCGGCGTGGTGGGCATGGTGCTGACGGGCGTGCTGGCCAAGGACGTGGGCCTCATCCACGGCGAGACGCGCACCTTCATGATGCACATGCTGGCGCTGGTGCTGGTGTCGGTGTTCTCCTTCGCCGGCTCGTTCCTGCTCTACAAGCTGGTGGACCGCATCGTCCCGCTGCGCGTCACCCGCGAGCACGAGGAAGAAGGCCTGGACCTGAGCCAGCACGGCGAGACGGTGGGCGAGTCCATCATCGCCCCCGGGCCGCAGTCCGCGCTCACCGCGACGACGGCGGTCGCCACCGAGCCAGCGTCGGACGCCTCCAGCCTGCCTCAGCCCGCCTGA